In Halobacteriovorax marinus SJ, the following proteins share a genomic window:
- a CDS encoding Ig domain-containing protein yields MRTLWKISTFLVLLFTLTACMPDSLTKFKEAPTKKVDDTTSAGGSGDDTDEEEVEIVTELTNLEIPQYADPVNGDLMLLNVDNIGTLKAGDNIFSSATMFKTTDKGAARIIQVAPDDTGTSGKLLVRITLAAAGVTRVFNEDDFVDNCSLGYANCAVGASTATKVGGTSFYFDPSGTPAFSRTLTVDSTNPVPIKFRVEPSLPLGVSLNEDTGLLQSPVVPFTIANTFDLEEYNFIAEVAEDNFGEILDEQETVSYLDSISSKVGSQATTISNYNFSYKLLNGDRILIKLANTTGIYTGDTLYSCISSTFTSCNSNTEYTGIGTVYHVDTENSEVYLTVADVNGAANPSEFLDGYYVHKSNGSLFTIQNGSPSRLYNSSSTGISFTPDWEVDPAGDGITVLFNINSLIPGMSIDTNTGVVSLTAPIQLSTENEYQVTAINSATGETISNYVFKLGVFDPPGGISYSLPTLNLGIGRDSIDYEPSLTPANFADAESVYYSVAGTIVSGISFEEESGAFQGVPNAYDAGTLLTISGFHPRSGSTAFASTTLTIRAGTPIDDFYYPQYLNEYLQLTVSDTSIFSLAQNISSNNGAQGTVSYINSDTSQIVVQVTANLTGNQVFKAGDTLDNAGTYSFPKANLTSVVHIFNSAAGVASRVPALYNNSQAIALAGGEVVTYNVTPSLPADFTAFNTATGEIDGDSSLPLSLTSARTVNILLTNSIGEITTKPYTFLVKSAPIEATIGRYQFIRLSQNFNRFYIGTRFQTAAGIKGRVVHKIGDATTGGLLVEAQGTIEAGDQVDNVIPYQAAEGRVENYIFITLKDVTTLAASDTITTPDGDNATIVNVIGAENKLYVKINSGSFETGEIVNAGTATESIVMDVVTKHYASHILKLANAAAFQVGGYISSNTGAASADVIFKEDANDYVYLQVISGTFSENSNVDDLATYAAAASTVDQIAGPIVTITSSGNAGGNNVTSSTNPFAEGATITADNGSHQSSGIVLDVVGNDFTVDVKDLKGTNAFEVGDDIDDATPFNSTLGSANSITAVSTTNIIPIYVGEETYIEGKVKGVFSDVSLTPDTLPSGLSFNSTTGVISGIPTEPQVKTTYTITYSSPGDADATFSFELITYNQFELIQETENASSFNLHKEGEGFGTTSCKILSSQVSETNDSNYQMNDVVCRLEAGELDLYNRGANLKVKSGAGMCEYVRYVPETHKSYPAGRTDSYYVQYSDFAGTCAGGISSLSIPDPLAVGGPIELVETAADNNDNIPINANGDVFFGRKVCLTGDCLERFAVSADGATSCQFDHREHQTGLNCDEGSNWVATVSCEEDDDTGACTCTSTDFVETRCGGSRYNCMSGAIKSTELDTESESSLIVNSFSGVTAEFPVDAPQSQGQYSNTIISNTTRATQCRDTTQNFAFDSYDNAGNLTTFISNLANYNQIDTTARGFWADLNPTGSSAMNANKFYEYHCLDASYNIKARIRLQIRDWNESFNPETPEIEIFDNGGAIAGIDTSGPNCFGEECDQRWDWDSLVDGLSAGSRPNYTVAAGSCSRGGNATFASTITTVAGSNVLTVSGGALGSDITIGSIIKVGANLAGNEFRYFTVTGYTSTTITTSTPADVTVSGLDWELIRDFPFPLDHTN; encoded by the coding sequence GATAATATTTTCTCATCTGCAACAATGTTTAAGACAACAGATAAAGGTGCTGCGAGAATTATTCAAGTTGCGCCTGACGATACGGGAACATCAGGAAAGCTACTCGTTAGAATTACACTTGCTGCGGCCGGTGTAACGAGAGTATTTAATGAGGACGACTTTGTAGACAATTGCTCTCTTGGTTATGCAAATTGTGCTGTTGGAGCTTCTACAGCAACTAAAGTTGGTGGAACATCATTTTATTTTGATCCATCTGGAACACCTGCCTTTTCAAGAACACTAACAGTAGATTCTACAAATCCTGTTCCAATTAAATTTAGAGTAGAGCCAAGTCTACCTTTAGGAGTTAGTTTGAATGAAGACACAGGTCTTCTTCAATCTCCAGTTGTACCTTTTACAATTGCAAATACTTTTGACTTAGAAGAGTACAACTTCATTGCAGAAGTTGCAGAAGATAATTTCGGAGAAATTCTAGACGAGCAAGAAACTGTTTCATATCTTGACTCTATCAGTTCAAAAGTTGGTTCTCAGGCCACTACAATTTCTAACTATAACTTTTCTTATAAGTTATTAAACGGTGACAGAATACTTATAAAACTCGCTAATACTACTGGTATTTACACTGGTGATACTCTCTATTCATGTATCTCTTCAACATTTACAAGCTGTAATAGTAATACTGAGTATACGGGAATTGGAACTGTTTATCATGTTGATACAGAAAATAGTGAAGTCTACTTGACTGTTGCAGACGTTAACGGAGCAGCAAATCCAAGTGAGTTCCTTGACGGATACTACGTTCATAAATCAAATGGGTCATTATTTACAATTCAAAACGGTTCTCCATCGAGACTTTATAACTCTAGTTCAACTGGTATTTCATTTACACCAGATTGGGAAGTTGATCCTGCAGGAGATGGAATCACTGTTCTTTTCAATATAAACTCTCTTATTCCAGGGATGTCTATTGATACAAACACAGGTGTTGTTTCACTAACTGCTCCTATTCAACTTAGTACAGAAAATGAGTACCAAGTGACAGCGATTAACTCTGCAACGGGTGAAACTATTTCAAATTATGTTTTCAAACTTGGTGTTTTTGATCCACCAGGTGGCATCTCATATTCACTTCCGACACTAAACCTTGGGATTGGAAGAGACTCTATTGACTACGAACCTTCTCTTACGCCAGCAAACTTTGCTGACGCAGAAAGTGTTTACTATAGCGTTGCAGGTACTATTGTTTCAGGAATTTCTTTTGAAGAAGAGTCTGGAGCATTCCAAGGTGTACCAAATGCATACGATGCTGGTACTCTTTTAACAATTAGTGGATTCCATCCAAGATCTGGATCAACTGCATTTGCCTCAACAACTTTAACAATTAGGGCCGGTACACCAATTGATGATTTCTACTATCCACAGTATCTTAACGAGTATTTACAATTAACTGTTTCAGATACATCAATTTTTAGCCTTGCTCAAAATATTTCATCTAACAATGGTGCTCAAGGTACTGTTTCATATATCAATAGCGATACGAGCCAAATTGTAGTGCAAGTAACTGCAAACCTCACAGGTAATCAGGTTTTTAAAGCTGGTGATACATTAGATAATGCTGGAACATATTCTTTTCCAAAGGCAAACCTCACGAGTGTAGTGCATATCTTTAATTCGGCAGCAGGTGTTGCTTCTAGAGTACCCGCTCTTTACAATAACTCACAAGCAATTGCGCTCGCTGGTGGAGAAGTTGTTACTTATAATGTAACTCCAAGTCTACCTGCCGATTTTACAGCTTTTAATACAGCAACGGGTGAAATTGACGGTGATTCTTCACTACCTCTTTCTCTAACGTCAGCTAGAACTGTAAATATTCTTCTAACAAATTCAATTGGTGAAATTACTACTAAGCCATACACTTTCTTGGTCAAGAGTGCTCCAATTGAAGCAACAATAGGTAGATACCAATTCATAAGACTTTCTCAAAACTTCAATCGCTTCTATATCGGTACGAGATTTCAAACTGCTGCAGGTATTAAAGGCAGAGTTGTCCACAAGATAGGAGACGCTACAACAGGTGGATTACTTGTCGAGGCTCAGGGAACAATTGAAGCTGGCGATCAGGTTGATAATGTCATTCCTTACCAGGCTGCTGAAGGTCGCGTAGAGAATTATATCTTTATCACACTCAAAGATGTTACGACTCTTGCTGCTTCAGACACAATTACAACTCCTGATGGAGACAACGCTACAATTGTAAATGTTATTGGCGCAGAAAATAAACTCTATGTAAAAATAAATAGCGGTTCATTTGAAACTGGTGAAATTGTAAATGCAGGTACTGCAACAGAAAGTATTGTTATGGATGTCGTAACGAAGCACTATGCTTCTCACATCTTAAAACTTGCTAATGCAGCGGCTTTCCAAGTTGGTGGATATATCTCTTCTAACACAGGAGCTGCCAGTGCTGATGTAATCTTCAAAGAAGATGCAAATGACTATGTTTACTTACAAGTTATAAGCGGGACATTCTCAGAGAATTCAAATGTTGACGATCTAGCGACATATGCTGCTGCAGCGTCGACAGTTGATCAGATTGCAGGTCCAATTGTCACAATCACTTCTTCAGGGAATGCTGGAGGTAATAATGTTACATCTAGTACAAACCCATTTGCAGAGGGAGCAACAATCACAGCTGACAATGGTTCACATCAATCATCAGGTATCGTTCTCGATGTTGTTGGAAACGACTTTACAGTTGATGTTAAAGACTTAAAAGGAACAAATGCCTTTGAGGTTGGAGATGATATTGATGATGCAACACCATTCAACTCAACTCTTGGAAGTGCAAACTCAATTACTGCTGTAAGCACTACAAATATTATTCCAATCTATGTTGGTGAAGAAACTTATATTGAAGGTAAGGTTAAGGGTGTATTTAGTGATGTTTCTCTAACTCCAGACACTCTACCTTCTGGACTAAGCTTCAATAGCACAACAGGTGTGATCTCTGGTATTCCTACAGAGCCACAGGTAAAGACAACTTATACTATTACTTACTCTTCACCTGGTGATGCCGATGCAACATTCTCATTTGAACTGATTACATATAATCAATTTGAGCTTATTCAAGAAACAGAGAACGCTTCATCATTTAATCTTCATAAAGAAGGTGAAGGTTTTGGAACAACTTCATGTAAGATCCTAAGCTCACAGGTATCAGAAACGAATGACTCTAACTATCAGATGAATGATGTTGTCTGTAGATTAGAGGCCGGAGAACTTGATCTTTATAATAGAGGTGCAAACTTAAAAGTTAAGTCTGGTGCGGGAATGTGTGAATACGTTCGCTACGTACCAGAAACTCACAAAAGTTACCCTGCAGGTAGAACTGACTCATACTATGTTCAGTACTCTGACTTTGCGGGAACATGTGCAGGTGGTATTTCTTCTTTAAGTATCCCTGACCCTCTTGCTGTTGGTGGACCGATTGAACTTGTTGAAACGGCTGCTGACAATAACGACAATATTCCTATTAATGCCAATGGAGATGTCTTCTTTGGAAGAAAAGTATGTCTTACAGGTGATTGTCTAGAGAGATTTGCGGTATCTGCTGATGGTGCGACTTCATGTCAATTTGATCACAGAGAACACCAAACAGGTCTTAACTGTGACGAAGGTAGTAACTGGGTTGCAACAGTAAGTTGTGAAGAAGATGATGATACTGGTGCCTGTACTTGTACTTCTACAGACTTTGTAGAAACAAGATGTGGTGGTAGTCGTTACAACTGTATGAGTGGTGCAATTAAGAGTACGGAGCTCGATACAGAGAGTGAGTCATCACTTATTGTAAACTCATTCAGTGGTGTAACTGCAGAGTTCCCAGTTGATGCTCCTCAGTCTCAGGGTCAGTATAGTAATACTATTATCTCAAATACGACGAGAGCAACACAGTGTAGAGACACTACTCAAAACTTTGCTTTTGATAGTTACGATAATGCTGGAAACCTAACAACATTTATTAGTAACCTTGCAAATTATAACCAAATTGATACAACAGCTAGAGGTTTCTGGGCAGACTTAAATCCAACAGGAAGCTCGGCCATGAACGCTAACAAGTTCTACGAATACCATTGCCTTGATGCCTCATATAATATTAAGGCGAGAATTAGACTTCAAATCAGAGACTGGAACGAGAGTTTCAATCCAGAAACACCTGAAATTGAAATCTTCGATAACGGTGGAGCTATTGCAGGTATCGATACTTCAGGGCCAAATTGCTTCGGTGAAGAATGTGATCAAAGATGGGACTGGGATAGTTTAGTTGATGGTCTCTCAGCTGGATCAAGACCAAATTATACTGTTGCCGCAGGGTCTTGCTCTAGAGGTGGTAATGCAACTTTTGCATCAACAATTACAACAGTCGCGGGAAGTAACGTTCTAACAGTAAGTGGTGGTGCACTTGGAAGTGATATCACAATTGGTAGTATTATTAAGGTCGGTGCAAACCTAGCTGGTAACGAGTTTAGATACTTTACAGTGACTGGCTATACTTCAACTACAATTACAACATCAACTCCTGCCGATGTTACAGTATCAGGGCTAGACTGGGAGCTCATAAGAGACTTCCCATTCCCACTAGATCATACTAATTAG
- the rimO gene encoding 30S ribosomal protein S12 methylthiotransferase RimO produces MQTTKFEDRTVFFTSLGCSKNLVDSQVMLGYMGLDGFKVVPEPDSAEVIVVNTCSFVEAAKQESIETILDLADYKDTEQGNCKALVVSGCMAQRYSDQLEESLPEVDMFIGTGEYNKIVPLLKALEDNKLEKKSFVEIPKFIHTEFDPRLNTSPFYTAWLKISEGCNRNCTFCIIPTLRGRLRSRSVESLVTEAQKLSESGVRELNLISQDLSDYGVDLDENNNLHELLNGLETVEGIDWVRLFYFYPDELTDEVIEQMRNSKKICSYLDMPVQHFSNNVLKRMNRRITGAEIMNRVERLRERIPGIVLRTSIIVGFPGESDEDFQELLEGVKKARFNHLGIFRYSDEEGTPAYRLKGKVDQETIDDRFDQLFETQREIVRELNAKYEGQLIDVLIEGQHEETELLIQGRHIGQAPDIDGKVIINDSDIEDLKAGDLVKVEITEVLDYDLVGRVVLTN; encoded by the coding sequence ATGCAAACGACTAAGTTTGAAGACCGCACTGTATTTTTCACTTCCCTAGGTTGCTCTAAAAACCTAGTAGACTCACAAGTTATGCTTGGTTATATGGGCCTTGATGGGTTTAAGGTTGTTCCTGAGCCAGATAGTGCGGAAGTTATCGTTGTAAATACATGTTCGTTTGTAGAGGCCGCAAAACAAGAGTCTATTGAAACTATTCTTGATCTTGCGGATTACAAAGATACTGAGCAAGGCAACTGTAAAGCTCTCGTGGTCTCTGGTTGTATGGCCCAAAGATATTCTGATCAATTAGAAGAGTCTCTACCCGAAGTGGATATGTTCATTGGAACTGGAGAGTATAATAAAATAGTGCCTCTTCTAAAGGCACTAGAAGATAATAAATTAGAGAAGAAGTCTTTTGTTGAAATTCCAAAGTTCATTCATACTGAGTTTGATCCACGACTAAATACTTCGCCCTTCTATACAGCTTGGTTAAAAATCTCTGAAGGCTGTAATAGAAATTGTACATTCTGTATTATTCCAACACTAAGAGGAAGACTAAGATCTCGCTCTGTTGAATCTCTTGTGACTGAGGCGCAGAAACTATCTGAGTCAGGAGTTAGAGAGCTTAATTTAATTTCACAGGATCTTTCAGACTACGGTGTCGATTTAGATGAAAACAATAACCTTCACGAGCTTTTAAATGGTCTTGAAACAGTGGAAGGAATTGATTGGGTTCGTCTATTTTACTTCTATCCAGATGAGCTTACTGATGAAGTTATTGAGCAGATGAGAAATAGCAAGAAGATCTGTAGCTATTTAGATATGCCAGTTCAACACTTTTCAAATAATGTACTCAAGAGAATGAATAGAAGAATTACTGGAGCCGAAATCATGAATCGCGTAGAGAGACTGCGCGAGAGAATTCCGGGAATTGTTCTAAGAACTTCTATTATTGTAGGTTTCCCAGGTGAGTCTGATGAAGATTTTCAAGAGTTACTTGAGGGTGTTAAGAAGGCGAGATTTAATCACCTTGGAATCTTTAGATATTCAGATGAAGAGGGAACTCCTGCTTATAGATTAAAAGGTAAGGTTGACCAGGAAACGATCGACGATCGTTTTGATCAGCTCTTTGAAACTCAAAGAGAGATTGTTAGAGAGCTTAATGCAAAGTATGAAGGTCAGTTGATTGATGTTCTTATTGAAGGTCAGCACGAAGAAACGGAACTCCTCATACAAGGGCGTCACATTGGTCAAGCTCCAGATATTGATGGAAAAGTAATTATTAATGATAGCGATATTGAAGATCTAAAAGCAGGTGATCTCGTTAAAGTCGAGATCACCGAAGTTTTAGATTATGATTTAGTTGGACGAGTTGTCCTTACTAATTAG
- a CDS encoding lytic transglycosylase domain-containing protein, which produces MENKRLFTFILLLILSSSCSRNVINPPHPNFMNLTGSLEPSKSDILAKKFHLANLDFNNKYFEKSCSVYEELLEEGDFPLQSIALIRAIKSCDWTVTKLISIWDSKSVEPWLAQDYHLISLEVAKSKNIKLWQAKHNFALYPFEKRKEEKEKFIRNALEIAEDEQITELVTKYNEELQKISPRFITAPSDELLYDVARDFERAREYDKAIATYENIIKNSSIDLKIKINSWHRITRVFKNKRRKDLALSSTKTLVNWITKNKELFGTQYGYELVEARTRWARATWTENNLPLAKKILTNTLNRNNPESEQAATIYYLLAGIAKEEKKIKSAIVYLKKSVDLSTSSQREDILWQLAWLEYKRKNYSESTTLFKKLHSEYDDVSKYTYWLAKSLSREKKTKESIEFFSKTIELNPFGYYGISAKRNLGLKDGFNLEVIESSKDNLFEWLIALGEYEKASKYLDSLIYSSKSASSKLSLLERMNRARNFQGSLKTFFNMGEDQRLEIEKKFIQYIYPKPVLESKYLENNFDNNLAYSIIRQESAFNREARSFADAYGLMQIIPSRAKKLAKKHRIPYQNTEDLYDIDVNMALGVHYLEDLKKMFDYLPMAIGSYNAGEAVMSRWVKSRYQGDIETFIEDIPYRETRKYIKLVLRNYYIYQQLPIDKKVFIY; this is translated from the coding sequence ATGGAAAATAAAAGACTTTTTACCTTCATTTTACTCTTAATTCTCAGCTCCTCTTGTTCGAGAAATGTTATCAATCCTCCTCACCCAAACTTTATGAATTTGACGGGCAGCCTAGAGCCTTCAAAATCAGATATTTTGGCGAAGAAGTTTCATCTAGCAAACTTAGATTTCAATAATAAATATTTTGAAAAATCCTGTAGTGTTTATGAGGAACTATTAGAAGAAGGTGACTTCCCTCTTCAATCCATAGCACTTATACGAGCGATAAAGTCGTGTGACTGGACAGTTACTAAACTCATTTCCATCTGGGATAGTAAAAGTGTTGAGCCATGGCTTGCTCAGGATTACCATCTCATTTCACTTGAGGTTGCAAAAAGTAAAAATATAAAACTATGGCAAGCCAAGCATAACTTTGCACTCTACCCTTTTGAAAAAAGAAAGGAAGAGAAAGAGAAGTTTATTAGAAATGCTCTAGAGATTGCTGAAGACGAGCAGATAACTGAACTCGTCACTAAGTATAACGAAGAACTACAGAAAATCTCTCCCCGCTTTATCACTGCCCCTAGCGATGAATTGCTCTATGATGTGGCCAGAGACTTCGAAAGAGCAAGAGAGTATGACAAGGCGATAGCGACATATGAAAATATCATTAAGAATTCAAGTATCGATCTAAAAATTAAAATAAACTCTTGGCACAGAATCACTAGAGTATTTAAAAACAAGAGAAGAAAAGATCTAGCATTGAGTTCTACTAAAACTTTAGTTAACTGGATTACTAAGAATAAAGAATTATTTGGAACTCAATATGGGTATGAGCTAGTAGAGGCCAGAACAAGATGGGCCAGAGCAACTTGGACAGAAAATAATCTTCCTCTAGCAAAGAAAATTTTAACAAACACTCTTAATAGAAATAATCCTGAAAGCGAACAAGCTGCCACAATCTACTATCTACTTGCGGGAATAGCTAAGGAAGAGAAGAAAATTAAATCGGCCATAGTCTATCTAAAAAAGTCAGTGGACCTAAGCACTAGCTCGCAAAGGGAAGATATTCTCTGGCAACTCGCATGGCTTGAATATAAGAGAAAGAACTACTCTGAATCCACAACTCTCTTTAAGAAGTTACATAGTGAGTACGATGATGTTTCCAAATATACCTATTGGTTAGCGAAATCTCTTTCCCGTGAAAAGAAAACAAAAGAATCAATTGAATTCTTTTCTAAAACAATTGAACTCAATCCCTTTGGATACTATGGCATTTCGGCAAAGAGAAATCTTGGTCTAAAAGATGGATTTAACTTAGAAGTTATTGAGAGTTCTAAAGATAATCTCTTTGAGTGGCTAATTGCTCTAGGAGAATACGAGAAGGCTTCAAAATACTTAGATAGTCTAATCTATTCATCAAAGTCAGCCTCTAGTAAACTTTCTCTCCTAGAGAGAATGAATAGAGCTAGAAACTTTCAAGGAAGTTTAAAAACATTCTTCAATATGGGCGAAGATCAAAGACTAGAGATAGAAAAGAAGTTTATCCAGTATATCTATCCAAAACCAGTTCTTGAATCCAAGTATCTTGAGAATAACTTTGATAACAATCTAGCCTATTCAATTATCAGACAAGAGTCGGCCTTTAACAGAGAAGCGAGAAGCTTTGCAGATGCTTATGGTCTTATGCAAATCATTCCTTCTAGGGCAAAGAAATTGGCCAAGAAGCATCGTATTCCTTATCAAAATACGGAAGACCTCTACGATATTGATGTGAATATGGCCCTTGGTGTTCACTATCTAGAGGATCTGAAAAAAATGTTTGATTATTTACCAATGGCAATTGGATCATACAATGCAGGAGAAGCTGTTATGAGTCGCTGGGTAAAGTCTAGGTATCAAGGGGATATAGAGACTTTTATTGAAGATATTCCATACAGGGAAACTAGAAAATATATTAAGCTTGTTCTAAGAAATTACTATATATACCAGCAGCTTCCCATAGATAAGAAAGTCTTTATCTATTAA
- a CDS encoding LolA family protein, which translates to MTKFLLISLLFINQTFATGFIPNSFSASFEQVYKSALTGKEKRSKGTMDYMYPGNIKLETSSPESLTYVSNDSKTWYYTPAFIESEPGQVTIQDATKNELTKFLDILRKGLLTNKLYKVSKNKAGEYFLEFSKTIIKDLGVEKAKLTFKKDTATFKNLKIVEMTLSNKKTKKLELSKIVEGPKFKKEHFVFKVPANTKINR; encoded by the coding sequence ATGACTAAATTCTTATTAATTTCATTACTATTTATCAATCAAACATTCGCTACAGGATTTATTCCTAATAGTTTTTCTGCAAGCTTTGAGCAAGTCTATAAGAGTGCTCTCACTGGTAAGGAGAAAAGGTCTAAGGGGACAATGGACTATATGTATCCTGGAAATATTAAATTGGAGACATCTTCGCCAGAGAGTCTTACTTACGTTAGTAATGACTCTAAAACTTGGTACTATACTCCAGCATTCATAGAGTCTGAGCCTGGACAAGTGACTATCCAAGATGCAACTAAGAATGAGCTTACAAAGTTTCTAGATATTTTGAGAAAGGGATTGTTAACAAATAAGTTATATAAAGTTTCAAAGAATAAAGCTGGAGAGTACTTTCTAGAATTCTCAAAAACTATTATTAAGGATTTAGGTGTAGAGAAGGCCAAGCTTACTTTTAAAAAAGATACCGCTACATTTAAGAATTTAAAAATTGTAGAAATGACTTTATCTAATAAGAAAACGAAGAAGCTTGAATTGTCTAAAATAGTTGAAGGTCCGAAGTTTAAGAAAGAGCACTTTGTTTTCAAAGTGCCCGCCAATACAAAGATTAATAGATAA